The Brassica napus cultivar Da-Ae chromosome C7, Da-Ae, whole genome shotgun sequence genome has a segment encoding these proteins:
- the LOC111208180 gene encoding probable protein phosphatase 2C 63 yields the protein MLRALVRPLERWCPGTRANGDALLWQSELRPHAGGEYSIAVVQANSRLEDQSQVFTSSSATYVGVYDGHGGPEASRFVNRHLFPYIHKFAKEEGGISPDVIKRAFKETEEDFCHMVQRSLPLKPQMATVGTCCLFGAISNGTLYVANLGDSRAVLGRVVSGVAVAERLSTDHNVAVEEVRKEVKALNPDDSQIVMYIRGVWRIKGIIQVSRSIGDVYLKKPEFYRDPVFQQHGNPIPLRRPAMTAEPSIIVRKLKPQDLFLIFASDGLWEHLSDEAAVEIVLKHPRAGIARRLVRAALEEAAKKREMRYGDMKTIARGVRRHFHDDVSVVVVYLDQHKPKNGKLIQQGGITAPPDIYSLRSDEAKQRQLLNVLY from the exons ATGTTGCGAGCATTAGTACGGCCTCTCGAGCGGTGGTGTCCAGGAACCAGAGCGAACGGCGATGCTTTACTCTGGCAATCGGAGCTGAGACCGCACGCCGGCGGAGAGTATTCGATCGCGGTGGTTCAAGCCAATTCGAGACTAGAGGATCAGAGTCAGGTCTTCACATCCTCCTCCGCCACTTACGTCGGAGTCTACGACGGACACGGTGGACCCGAAGCTTCTAGATTCGTTAACAGACATCTCTTCCCTTACATCCACA AGTTCGCTAAGGAAGAAGGAGGAATATCTCCAGATGTGATTAAAAGAGCGTTtaaagaaactgaggaggactTTTGTCATATGGTTCAACGGTCCTTACCGTTGAAGCCTCAGATGGCTACTGTGGGAACTTGCTGTCTCTTTGGCGCTATCTCTAACGGCACGCTTTATGTTGCGAATCTTGGAGACTCGAGGGCTGTTCTTGGGAGAGTTGTTTCAGGGGTTGCTGTAGCTGAACGGTTGTCCACTGATCATAACGTTGCTGTTGAAGAAGTGAGGAAGGAGGTTAAGGCGCTTAACCCTGATGATTCGCAGATTGTTATGTATATTCGTGGAGTTTGGAGGATTAAAGGCATTATTCAG GTATCGAGATCAATTGGGGATGTATACTTGAAGAAACCTGAGTTTTACAGAGATCCGGTTTTCCAGCAACATGGAAATCCTATTCCTTTGAGGAGACCTGCGATGACAGCCGAACCCTCTATTATAGTAAGGAAGCTTAAGCCACAAGACTTGTTTCTGATATTTGCATCAGATGGTCTCTGGGAACATCTTAGTGATGAAGCAGCCGTTGAGATTGTACTCAAACACCCAAGAGCT GGGATCGCACGAAGACTTGTAAGAGCCGCTCTTGAGGAAGCtgcaaagaagagagaaatgagaTATGGAGATATGAAGACAATCGCCAGAGGGGTTCGAAGACATTTCCATGACGACGTAAGCGTCGTTGTTGTTTATCTCGATCAACACAAACCGAAGAATGGTAAACTGATCCAGCAAGGAGGCATCACAGCTCCACCGGATATCTACTCACTACGCTCAGATGAAGCGAAGCAACGGCAGCTACTCAATGTGTTATACTGA